The genomic interval GCCATACTGGGTCAGCGGCTTGCCATCCAGCAGTATCTCGCCGGTCTGGGCCGTCCACTCCCGGGTCAGCAAGCCCATCAGGGTGGACTTGCCGCACCCTGTCTGTCCCAGCAGCGCCAGCTTCTCGCCGGGGTTCAGTTGCAGGGTGCAGCCTCGCAGCACGGGGCCGTCCTGGCCCGGGTAGCTGAAGTGGAGATCCCGTATCTGCAAGGCGCCTTGAGTCGCGGGCGCTTGCTCCTCTCCCCACTCCGGCGCCTTGGCCTCTTGCAGTATCTCGTTGAGACGACGGGCCGAGGTGAGGCTGGTGGAGAGGTGCTGGAAGGCACCCGCCAGGGGCAGCAGCGCCTCGAAGCTGGCCAGGGTGGCGAACACCATCAGCGCCGTGATGGGATCCGGGGTGCCACCGCCGACGCCGTGACCGGCGAGCCACAGCATCAGGGTCAGGGTCCAGCCGCTGAGCAGCTGCACCGAGAAGCTGGCGAGGCCGCTCACCCTGGCCATGCGGGCCTGGGCCTGGATCAGGGCCTGCTCGGCCTGTTGCAGCTCGGCCAGCGCCTTGGGGGCGGCGGCGAACATCTGCAGCTCGGCATGGCCGTCCAGGTAATCCACCATGCGGGTGCGCATGGTGGATTTCTCGGCGATGAGTCGCCGACCGGGGGCCCGACCGGCGAAATAGAACACCAGGGGCAGGGCCAGCATGCCGAAGAGCAGTATGGCCCCCAGGGTCAGCGCCAGGCGGCTGTCGAAGAAGGAGAGGAAGAACACCAGCCCGGCGCAGCTGAGCAGGGCCGCCCCTATGGGGGTGAGGAGGCGCAGGTAGACGTGATCCATGGCGTCGATGTCGGCCACCAGACGGTTGAGCAGATCCGCCTGACGAAAACCGGCCAGGGTGCCGGGGGAGAGGGGGGAGAGTCGTTGCCAGAACCAGACCCGCAACCGGGTGAGCACCCGGAAGGTGGCGTCGTGGCTCACCACCCGCTCACCCCAGCGGCTGGCGGTGCGCACTATGGAGAAGAAGCGCACCCCGCCGGCCGGGGTCATGTAGTTGAAGGTGTCCCGGCTGGCGACCGCCAGCCCCGCCACGGCGGCGGCGGAGAGGAACCAGCCTGATAAAGAGAGCAGCCCCATCCCGGCCACCAGGGTGACCAGGGCCAGCAGCAGACCAAGGGAGAGGCTGAGCCAGTGCTGGCGGTAGAGACGCAGGAACGGCAGTAGATCAGTCATCGAGAGAATCCCCTGAACGTTGGGACAGCAGACGGGCGAAGGGCCCCTGTGCCTGGCAGAGTTGTGCAAAGTGGCCTTGCTCCACCAGCTGGCCGCGCTCCAGCACCAGTATGTTGTCCATCTGGCTGAGCTGATCGAGGCGGTGGGTGATCATCAGCAGGGTCTGGCCCACCGCTGCCTGTTCGAGTGTGCTCATGATGGCGCGCTCGGAGTGGCGATCCAGGCTGGCAGTGGGTTCATCCAGCACCATCAACTGGGTGGACTTGAGCAGGGTGCGGGCCAGGGCGAGGCGCTGGGCCTGACCGACGGAGAGGCCACCGGCCTGATCCCCGACCGGGTAGTCAAACCCCTTCTCCCTCGCAAACTCCCAGGCCTGGGCCCGCACCAGGGCGGCTTCCAGCTCGGCATCGCTGGCCGTTGGCCTGGCCAGCAGCAGGTTGTCTCTCAGGGAGGCGTGGAACAGCTGGGGGTTCTGGGAGAGCCAGCCCAGTTGCAGCCGCCACTGGCTCATGTCCAGCTCGGCGAGCTCCTGGCCGTTGACGCGGAGCGAACCGCGATAGGGGGCAAAGCCGAGCAGGGCGTTGACCAGGGAGCTCTTGCCCGCCCCGCTGATCCCGACCAGCGCAGTGCGCGTGCCTGCCTCAAGGGTGAAATCGATGGGGCCGACCAGCACCTTGCCCTCGGCGCTCAGCACCTCCAGGGTGCGGGCCTCCACCCTGATGGGACCATCGGCCTGGAAGGGAGCACTCCCTGAGGCCGGTTCGCTGACCTCGGCCTCGAGAAACTCCAGCAGCTGTTCGGCGGCGCCTATGGCCTGCGCCTTGGCATGGTAGTGGGCACCGAGTTCCCGCAGCGGAGCGTAAAACTCGGGAGCGAGAAACAGCACGAACAGGCCGGTAAAGAGCGTTACCTTGACGCCATAGTTGCCGAAGTTGAGGTGATCTATGTAGGAGAAGCCGAAGTAGACCGCCACCAGGGCCACCGCGATGGCGGCGAAGAACTCCAGCACTGCCGTGCTCAGGAAGGCGAGCCGCAGCACCTCCATGGTGCGCTCCCGAAAATCTTCCGAGGCGTCGCGAATGGCTTCACCCTCCGCCTGGGTGCGCATGAAGAGCTGCAGGGTACGCAAGCCCTTGAGGCGATCGAGGAAGTGGCCGGAGAGCCGCGCCAGGGACTGGAAGTTGCGGCGGTTGGCATCGGCGGCGCCGACGCCCACCAGGATCATGAAAAGCGGGATGAGGGGCGCTGTGCCGAGCAAGATAATGCCGGCGGCCCAGTTGACCGGGAACACGGCCACCAGGATCACCAGGGGGATGAAGACGGCTATGGCCATCTGGGGCAGATAGCGGGAGAAGAACTCCTGCATGTCTTCGATCTGCTCGAGCAGCAGGCTGGCCCAGCTGCCGGCGGGGCGGCGCTGGATATAGGCAGGGCCGAGACGGGCGAGGCGGGTGAGGACCAGCTCGCGGATGGCCTGGCGCACCGCACTGCCCGCCTTGAAGCTCGCCACCTCACGGCCATAGGCCAGCGCGGCCTTGGTCAGGGTCACCAGCAGCAGGGCAATAAAGAGGGGAATGGACTGCTCGGGCGTGGTGCCCTCTATGATGAAGCCGTGGAGCAGGGTGGCCAGCAGCCAGGCCTGCATCACCATCAGTATGCCCTGACCCATGCCGAGACCAATGGAAAGGCCGATCCAGCGCCGGCCATGGCCCGATTGTTTGCGCAACCAGCCATAGAGATGTTTCTGCTTGTTCTTGTCCATTACCACCCTCCTCGGTCGAGTGGCGCAAGACTATCGTCGCCCCCACGGCTTGGCAACCTTGCCGTTCCGGGAGAGCGGGACTGTTTGCTTGAAAAGTGACCGCCATGCTCACAACTTGGTCGAACAGATTGATTTCCGGCAAAAAATACCGGAGCGGTGATTGCGCTCGCCAGCAAAATGCATATAGTAGAGGCCACTGACGCGGGTGTAGTTCAATGGTAGAACGGTAGCTTCCCAAGCTGCATACGTGGGTTCGATTCCCATCACCCGCTCCACATTCTGATACCCGGTACCTGTCCCGTCTCGTTGCTGCCTCCTTCTGGCACGTCTCTTCAGACGCCGATTTCATGCCTTGTATCTGCTGCGTTCTTGATGCCTTGCGGGCATCGTATAATGGCTATTACCTCAGCCTTCCAAGCTGATGATGCGGGTTCGATTCCCGCTGCCCGCTCCAGCTTTCATGCAAAAAGCCCACTCGGTCGAGTGGGCTTTTTGCATTGGTGGATCCGTGCGGTGGCGCCCAGCACAAACAGAAGAGGCGCCTACAGGCGCCTCTTGTCTCGCGGGGCAGAAGAGGATTATTCCTGCTCCAGCTCGCCACAGAAGCGGTAACCTTCGCCATGAATGGTGGCGATGATCTCCGGGGTGTCGCCCACGCTCTCGAAGTGCTTGCGAATGCGGCGGATGGTGACATCCACGGTACGGTCGTGGGGCTTGAGCTCACGGCCTGTCATCTTCTTGAGCAGCTCGGCACGGGTCTGGATCTGGCCCGGGTTCTCGCAGAAGTGCAGCATGGCGCGGAACTCGGAGCGGGGCAGCTTGAACATGTCGCCCGCCGGGCTGACCAGGGCACGGCTGTTGATGTCCAGCGCCCAGCCATTGAACAGGTAACGCTCCACCAGCTTCTTCTCTTCGCCACCGGCGGCCACGTTCATGGTGCGGCTCAGCAGGTTGCGGGCACGAATGGTCAGCTCGCGGGGGTTGAACGGCTTGGTGATGTAGTCATCGGCGCCGATCTCCAGCCCCAGGATCTTGTCCACTTCGTTGTCACGGCCGGTCAGGAACATCAGGGCGATGTTGTCATCTTCACGCAGCTCGCGTGCCAGCAGCAGGCCATTCTTGCCTGGCAGGTTGATGTCCATGATCACCAGGTTGATGGTGTGGCTGGTCAGGGCCTGATGCATCTCGTCGCCATTGTTGGCTTCCAGCACTATGTAGCCTTCGGCCTCGAAGATGCTCTTGAGGGTGTTGCGGGTGACCAGCTCGTCTTCGACGATCAGAATATGTGGTGTTTGCATGAGTATTCCCAGATTCTTATCAGTTAATTATCGAAATTTTAACACTCTTTGGCGTTATCCGACCGGTCCTGAAAATTTATTACGTCATCCTGGGTATGAATATCAGGTCGAATCATCGCGAATTTGGTATCTATGTTGGCAAACATCCCTGTGCCGCACATAGGCTCTCAACAAGTCTGATCGAGAGAAGCCTGGAAGGGTAGTCCATTACAAAAGTTGCTGCATTTTATCAGTTAACAGGCGCATAACAACACTCTTTGCCGTCAGATAGCAACTTTTTAACTCAGGTTTGATATAAGTCAATCCCGAGGTTCGCTGCATCATACTTGGGCTGGCCCGCTTTTTCGCCCTTAAGAAATGTAATGGGATGCAACATGTGGTTGACATGACTTTGTGGGAAAACTACAGAAATGTGTGTTTTATTGCCCCCTTCGCCCCGCCCCCCTGGCCTGCCTATGCCATCGTCACGGCCTGGAATCCGGCCAGCCGCTGGGTGGGGATGCGCCGCAACGCCCGGCGTCAACGAGCCTTGTCACGCCAGCTTGCCGATGCCCTGGTGATGGGGCCCGTGTGGGGCAGCGATCCGGATGAGCGCTGGCAGGAGGCGTCCCTGTTGCTGCGTCTCCCTCGGGCCGAAGCCATGCGGCTGGCCGCCCGCTTCGGGCAGAACGCCCTCTACTGGGTGGAGGAGGGGGAACTCTGGCTGGTGCCCGTCCTGCTGAAGGGGGCGCCATGCCACCTTGGCAAACTGGCGTCCCGCTGGACTCTCAGATCCTCTGCATGATGAGAGGCTGAACGGGCGTCACACCATACGGGGATAGCGGCTGTTCGCTGGATTGTCAGCCTGTCCACATGATGAAAGAATGAGCGGACTCATTCACTCCATGGAAGGATGCTGACAATGCTGGATCTACTGCCCGACCTTTGCGATCAACATGGCGATGCCCTGCAGGTGGCAGAACCGCTGTTTCACGATTATGGCGGCAAGCCGCTGTTTTACGGCCAGGCGGTCACCCTCTCCTGCTTCGAGGACAACAGCCTGGTGCGCGAACTGGTTAACCGTCCAGGTCATGGCAAGGTGATGGTGATCGATGGGGGCGGCTCCCTGCGCCGGGCGCTGCTGGGGGACCAGCTGGCCATCAAGGCGGTGGAGCAGGGGTGGGAAGGGATCCTTATTCACGGCGCCGTGCGGGATCTGGGCACCCTGGCGACGCTGGCGCTGGGGGTCAAGGCGCTGGCGGCCTGTCCGGTCAAGACCGAGAAACGCGGACAGGGGGAGCTGGATGTGGTGCTGTCGTTTGCCGGGGTCAGCATAGCGCCAGGGGATTATGTCTATGCCGATCTCAATGGCGTGCTGGTCAGTGGCACCAGGCTCCTCTGATCCCTCAGAAGTTGAACCCCACCCCCAGAGTGAGGAAGTGCTCTGTGCTGAAGGCGCTGAGGCCGTAGTTGGCGGTGATGGCCAGCTGCGGCGTCACCAGCAGACTGCTATTGAGCTCCACCAGGGTGCTGGCTTTGCTCGTTTCCAGCTGTTTGAGCTGGCTGCCGATGTTGAGCGAGGGGGAGAGGCGGTAGCGCACCCCCGAGCTGATATTGAAGCCGGCCTGTTCACTGTGGCGCCCCACTGCGGGCCCGGCCTCCATGTAGAGGCTGATGTCATCCTCTACCGGATACTGGTAGCCGGTGTTGATGAGCCAGATATCGAAATTGTCGCCGGTATGGGTTTGGTTGCCGAGCAATACGCCGGAATAGCTTTTCACGTAGAGCTGGCTGTCTGATTCGGTCTGGAGAAAACTCCAGTCGGCAGCCTGGGCCGAAAAGGCGAGGCTTGATGCGAGTGCGATGACGAGAGACTTGACCATTCGTTTCCCCTCCCTGGGTCCGAACAGGACTACAAGCATGGCACATGCCAGCAGGGAGTAAAGGGAACCCCGATCACAATAAAAGAGTTTTAATCGGCGCCAGAGTCGTGCTAAACAAGCCCCTCACTCTGTGTCTTCACGACTTTCTCCATCACGAGGTGAACTCATGAACAAGAAACTGACCCTGCTGGCCGCGCTGGCCCTGGGAGGCTGCGCCATGGCAACGGGTTCCACCCTGGCAGAGCTGCAAGCATCCACCTGGCAGTTGCAAGGGGCGAGCGGTGATACCTTCACCCTGCAGGTCGCCGGTGACAAGGTGGCGGGCAAGGGCGGCTGCAACCGCTACTTTGGTGGCATCACCCAGCAGGGCGACGGCGTATTGACGCTGGGCGCCATGGGCTCGACGCGCATGATGTGCGCAGGGGATCTGGCTGGCAAGGAGATGAACTACCTGCAGACGCTGGAGAAGGTGGCGAGCTTCCAGATAAGCGGCAAACAGCTGGTGCTGAAGGATGCCGACAAGGCCACGCTGCTGACCTTCGATGCGGTGAAATAAGCGGGCTTGTCGTCAGGGGCTGTCGCAGCCTGACGCCAGAAAAAGGGACGCCACGGCGTCCCTTTTTGCTGCATCAACCGGGCTCATCCCCCCCGTTGAAAGCGAAAACGCTTCTTGCGCCTGTAGGGATAGACATCCTCGAACACCCCCTCCTTGATGTTGCCCTGCAGCATCTTCCAGTAGTTGGCATCGAACAGTTCCTTGTGCACCTGCATCATGATCTCCCGCACCTGGGGCTTTTGCAGCAGGAAGGTGGCGAACTCCTCGGGGAAGATGTCGTTCGGGGCCACCGAATACCAGGGCTCGGCGCTCCACTCATCCTCCGGGTAGCGCGGCGGCGGGATCTGGCGGAAGTTGCACTCCGTCATGTAGCAGATCTCGTCGTAGTCATAGAAGACCACCCGGCCGTGGCGGGTCACGCCGAAGTTCTTGAACAGCATGTCACCCGGGAATATGTTGGCCGCCGCCAGCTGGCGGATGGCGTTGCCATACTCCTCCAGGGCGAGCCGGGTCTGCTGCTCGTCCGCCTTGTCCAGATAGAGGTTCAGCGGGATCATCTTGCGCTCTGTGTAGAGGTGCTTGATCACCAGCTTGTCGGCGGTGATGGTGAGGGCAGAGGGGGCCACCGACTTGAGCTCGGCCAGGAGCTCGGGGGAGATGCGGTCCAGGGGAAACTCGAAGTTGGTGAACTCCTGGGTGTCGGCCATGCGGCCCACCCTGTCGTGCTGTTTCACCAGCCGGTACTTCGCCTTCACCTGCTCGTGGCTCACATCCTTGGGCGGGGTGAACTCGTCCTTGATCACCTTGAACACCACATCGTAGGAGGGGAGGGTGAACACGCTCATCACCATCCCCTTGATGCCGGGGGCGATGACGAACTGCTCCCGGCTCTGGGCCAGGTGCTGCTGGTAGTGGCGATAGAGCTCTGTCTTGCCGTGCTTCTGGCAGCCGATGGCGTTGTAGATCTCGTAGTCCGGCTTGCGGGGCATGATCTGGCGCAGGAAGAGCACGAACAGGGCCGGCACAGGGGCATAGACCATGAAGTAGGCGCGGGCGAAGCCGAACACGATGGAGGCCAGCTCTGGCTCGAAGATGACGGTGTCCACATAGATGCTCTGGCCCGTGCTGAGCAGGGGCAGGATGAAGGGATGCACCTCGCCTTTCACCCGAATGAGCCCCACCAGGTAGGCCCCCTTGTTGCGGTAGAACACCTCCTTGAGCAGCTCGATGGCGAACGGCTCCTCGTGCAAGATGGCCGGGCCGCTCTCCGCCAGATGGCGATGAATGTCGATGATGTCCCGCTGCTTGTCTTCAAAGGGCAGGGTGAAGCTGTAATCTCCGAGCAGCTGGCTCAGGGTCTGGGGCAGGTGGGCAAGGTCGGTGCGATAGACTCGCAGCAAGGCGCTCAGATCCGGGTGTTCCCCCCGGCTGCGAAAGGGGTGGATGTAGAGGTTCTCGTCGCGGATGTTACGATGGCGGAAGATCCGGCGATAGACGGAGTTGAAGAAGGACTCCGCCACCTCGAAGTTGTCGCAGCGGGGCAGCAGATCGCTGAAGGCCCCCTTCACCTGCTTGAGCAGGGCCTGGGTCGGCAACTGTTCCCCCATCATCTGCTTGATGAGGGCCGTGGTGGCGCCGACGTGATGATCATAGAGGCGAATGCGCTCGCGCCCGGCGAGCTGCACCCCCAACCAGTCGCTGTTCTCGAAGCGGCTCTTGCTGCCCTGGGTTATCTCGAGAAAGCGGCTGTAAAACGATTCGAAACGCTGCAAGATCGTCTCGGCGACCGCCTGTTCCAATGGCTGCTGCATCTCTCTCTTCCTTGTGATGTATCGGGCCCATGGCGTCTGTGCCGGTAGGTCGGGG from Aeromonas rivipollensis carries:
- the aceK gene encoding bifunctional isocitrate dehydrogenase kinase/phosphatase, encoding MQQPLEQAVAETILQRFESFYSRFLEITQGSKSRFENSDWLGVQLAGRERIRLYDHHVGATTALIKQMMGEQLPTQALLKQVKGAFSDLLPRCDNFEVAESFFNSVYRRIFRHRNIRDENLYIHPFRSRGEHPDLSALLRVYRTDLAHLPQTLSQLLGDYSFTLPFEDKQRDIIDIHRHLAESGPAILHEEPFAIELLKEVFYRNKGAYLVGLIRVKGEVHPFILPLLSTGQSIYVDTVIFEPELASIVFGFARAYFMVYAPVPALFVLFLRQIMPRKPDYEIYNAIGCQKHGKTELYRHYQQHLAQSREQFVIAPGIKGMVMSVFTLPSYDVVFKVIKDEFTPPKDVSHEQVKAKYRLVKQHDRVGRMADTQEFTNFEFPLDRISPELLAELKSVAPSALTITADKLVIKHLYTERKMIPLNLYLDKADEQQTRLALEEYGNAIRQLAAANIFPGDMLFKNFGVTRHGRVVFYDYDEICYMTECNFRQIPPPRYPEDEWSAEPWYSVAPNDIFPEEFATFLLQKPQVREIMMQVHKELFDANYWKMLQGNIKEGVFEDVYPYRRKKRFRFQRGG
- a CDS encoding putative 4-hydroxy-4-methyl-2-oxoglutarate aldolase, with the translated sequence MLDLLPDLCDQHGDALQVAEPLFHDYGGKPLFYGQAVTLSCFEDNSLVRELVNRPGHGKVMVIDGGGSLRRALLGDQLAIKAVEQGWEGILIHGAVRDLGTLATLALGVKALAACPVKTEKRGQGELDVVLSFAGVSIAPGDYVYADLNGVLVSGTRLL
- a CDS encoding META domain-containing protein, giving the protein MNKKLTLLAALALGGCAMATGSTLAELQASTWQLQGASGDTFTLQVAGDKVAGKGGCNRYFGGITQQGDGVLTLGAMGSTRMMCAGDLAGKEMNYLQTLEKVASFQISGKQLVLKDADKATLLTFDAVK
- the cydD gene encoding heme ABC transporter permease/ATP-binding protein CydD; translated protein: MDKNKQKHLYGWLRKQSGHGRRWIGLSIGLGMGQGILMVMQAWLLATLLHGFIIEGTTPEQSIPLFIALLLVTLTKAALAYGREVASFKAGSAVRQAIRELVLTRLARLGPAYIQRRPAGSWASLLLEQIEDMQEFFSRYLPQMAIAVFIPLVILVAVFPVNWAAGIILLGTAPLIPLFMILVGVGAADANRRNFQSLARLSGHFLDRLKGLRTLQLFMRTQAEGEAIRDASEDFRERTMEVLRLAFLSTAVLEFFAAIAVALVAVYFGFSYIDHLNFGNYGVKVTLFTGLFVLFLAPEFYAPLRELGAHYHAKAQAIGAAEQLLEFLEAEVSEPASGSAPFQADGPIRVEARTLEVLSAEGKVLVGPIDFTLEAGTRTALVGISGAGKSSLVNALLGFAPYRGSLRVNGQELAELDMSQWRLQLGWLSQNPQLFHASLRDNLLLARPTASDAELEAALVRAQAWEFAREKGFDYPVGDQAGGLSVGQAQRLALARTLLKSTQLMVLDEPTASLDRHSERAIMSTLEQAAVGQTLLMITHRLDQLSQMDNILVLERGQLVEQGHFAQLCQAQGPFARLLSQRSGDSLDD
- a CDS encoding DUF3293 domain-containing protein; the protein is MTLWENYRNVCFIAPFAPPPWPAYAIVTAWNPASRWVGMRRNARRQRALSRQLADALVMGPVWGSDPDERWQEASLLLRLPRAEAMRLAARFGQNALYWVEEGELWLVPVLLKGAPCHLGKLASRWTLRSSA
- the arcA gene encoding two-component system response regulator ArcA, producing MQTPHILIVEDELVTRNTLKSIFEAEGYIVLEANNGDEMHQALTSHTINLVIMDINLPGKNGLLLARELREDDNIALMFLTGRDNEVDKILGLEIGADDYITKPFNPRELTIRARNLLSRTMNVAAGGEEKKLVERYLFNGWALDINSRALVSPAGDMFKLPRSEFRAMLHFCENPGQIQTRAELLKKMTGRELKPHDRTVDVTIRRIRKHFESVGDTPEIIATIHGEGYRFCGELEQE
- the cydC gene encoding heme ABC transporter ATP-binding protein/permease CydC, which encodes MTDLLPFLRLYRQHWLSLSLGLLLALVTLVAGMGLLSLSGWFLSAAAVAGLAVASRDTFNYMTPAGGVRFFSIVRTASRWGERVVSHDATFRVLTRLRVWFWQRLSPLSPGTLAGFRQADLLNRLVADIDAMDHVYLRLLTPIGAALLSCAGLVFFLSFFDSRLALTLGAILLFGMLALPLVFYFAGRAPGRRLIAEKSTMRTRMVDYLDGHAELQMFAAAPKALAELQQAEQALIQAQARMARVSGLASFSVQLLSGWTLTLMLWLAGHGVGGGTPDPITALMVFATLASFEALLPLAGAFQHLSTSLTSARRLNEILQEAKAPEWGEEQAPATQGALQIRDLHFSYPGQDGPVLRGCTLQLNPGEKLALLGQTGCGKSTLMGLLTREWTAQTGEILLDGKPLTQYGEEALRASCSVVSQRVHLFADTLRGNLKLAAPNASDERLTEVLTQVGLATLLAGEDEEAESGLDAWLGDGGRPLSGGERRRIGIARALLHDAPLWLLDEPTEGLDSQTEREIMALLLKLGAERSLLLISHRLLGLEQMDRVALMEEGKIRLCAPHQALLEDDYYRSLHQRLAPA